The DNA segment cgCAGAATGCTGTTCTGGAATCCATATCTTGCTTGGAGAAGAGTGCTATGTTGTTGTGTTTGTGTTCCCTCGTTCGGTTTGTATGTCTATATAGCAGCCAGGAGCAATAAGGATGGGGTGCAAGAACAGTTCAAACCAATTTGTTTGAGTGTCTTTTTTCTCATTTCAGAGGGAATGTTTCAGTGTTGTTAGTTAGGTGACAGCGACACACGCGCGTGAGGAGCAAAGACTAATCGTTTTGTCTATATAGGAATCCCCGTGCTTTTTGTAATGAGGAAGAAGCACCATGCTTTGATCAGGTCCTGGCGGCTATTAGTACCAAACCGGATATAGATCTTAATTAATTATATGCTCTCTCGTGCAATGACCTGGTCGACTTTCAAACAAGCTTCCACGGCTTTGCACATGGGTCTTAATCATTCCACATGCGTCTTAATCGTTCTACAAACGCGGGCGGTATAGGTAATACGTAACAAAGTTGACAAACGTGACACATTCAAATATTCCATGGGCACGTCAAGGATATAGACCCGTCAACTTTCCTATAATCGCATGTACTCAAAGATGTAACTTTGCCTGTTTTCAAATAAAGTTCCAAGAGACTTTTTCTTCGAAAAATAAATTTACAAGGGCAAAGACTGGTTTTGCTGATCCGTTTCTCCAGCTATTACATTATATAAATCCAGTAATTCGAGCCGACATAGTGTGATGTGGTCGCCTCTCTAAGCTCGTCTCATGGTTTTCAATTCTTTCACTGAGAAAGCCAACTAACAAGTATTTAAAGAGAACACACATTTATGGAAAACATAGGCCCGAGAATGGATATTGGGACGTTACATAGACATCATCAATCATATCATAGTGCACATAACAAAGCATGTAAAACCAAGCTCATGTTCTCCTACTTTTGTAGGCATGTATTAGTATGTAGTTGAACTTGCTTATTTATAAGAACAAGAGCTTGCCCGGCATCTATAGTCCTACCCTCCCATGTCACGGTGATCATAGTTTAAACAAAGGGTAATTAAGGCGTCATTTCATGAGACAACCGTACCAACACATTAACACTTCGTGAATACATGGAAACATCAAATCACAACACTCCCCATTGATATCCCGGTCACCCTCGGGGTCACTTTTGAGGCTATAATAGGTACATACCACACTTGCAGGTACAATCCAGACACATTGGCATCATGAAAACTTATATGGTTAATATATGATCCCACATTACTTGGGCCCTATTAGTAgacattaagcataacaaagttgTATCAAAACCCTATAATCTTAGCACTACTATATGATTGGCATCGTCAAATTCCCATCCACCTGCCTACAACAGATTACTTGCATATGGATGGAAGAAACATGATGGAGATGAGAGGAAAAGAGTTGATGGCGGTGGAACTCCCTCTTAGTGTGCAGAATCAACCTCTCGACAACCCTCCTAGACGAGGATTAGCGATGGTGTCGACCGTCAAGTGTCAGGATAATATGGCATAAATTTCGTGGAACTTAGAACGCCAAGAGAAATTGATAGCCGGAAGGAGATGATGGGAGACAACCTTTGGATCCCCACGCGGGTGGCTCACACAACCTCCTCCATAGCCAGCGTGAGGAGTGGGGCATTAAGGTCAATGATACTCAAATCGGAAGACCGAGGACGAGGTAAGGGTGGGGGATAATCCATCATTACAAAAGGAATGTGAAACCGAATTTTATTAAACTAATTTTCATGTGTATTAGATTATTTTTTTCACCCGCCAAAGAATCTTATCTGGAGCAATAGAATTAAAATGGACATGGGCGATCAGAACAATTAATTGACAAACGCAAAAATAAGGATCTTGAAGTTTGGACCCAAGGACAACAAGGCATAAAATTTTTGATATCACAAAGGAAATCGTGCAAACTACAATGTAAATCTAAATTAACTTCAATGTACTAACACGAGCATTTTGGACATTAGCAGCCATTCATGAATTCGGTGCTTTTGGCCCAGCTAAGAAAATTTGATCGTGTTTATTTCTTTTCACTTCCAGTTTAGAAACGTTTTCATCCAGAAAGAAAGGTTCCGGAGATTTGATCCGTCGTTCTCCCTTAGTCTATTTCATGTCGATATGATCCGTGGTTTTCTCGTTAATTCATTTTTCGTAAAAGTTTGTGAATAAACCTCTCCTTAGCAAAGAATCGTATTTTATTCCAGTATAACATTTCCTGTGATGATGTACAAAATTAAAGTGTTTCTTCTACATTTTCTTATGCCAACCACATGAATACATAAATTATGTGTATAATACAAAGAATATGAGCTTAAGATGTATCTGCAACAAAGTCTTGTATCACAGTCCGTACCGCGATAGGAATTCTCACTGAGTGGGTACTTCCGTCTGACCATGTCAAGCTCCCAAAAGTGTATCCTCCTTGTACTCTCTGCCTTGTTGTGAATGCCACCATAAACGTCACGCTTTTACTAGTGCTTTGGGTGAAATTGATCACAGATGGCTCTACGGACACGTCTATCCCCGCTGGAGCTTCAACCACTAAATGATATGTTGCTTCCACTGGCCCAATGTTAGTCACGGTGCGCCGAAGCATGACACGGTCCTTGAGGTCTGGCACGGCAATTGACGGGAGGTTGAGAGTGAGGTAGTAGGACTCACAGCCGCCTAAATATCCAAGGGTGCAGTTGAAAAACTTGTTGTACTCCCTTGCATCAACGTCGTAAACCAAGCCAGGGTCAACGGCTCTATTTGGGTCAATGTGTCCACCACCAAAGTTGAAGGGGTCGGCTAGTTTCCTTGGGACTGCTTCTGCTTGGATTGGCATGCCAAAACGATCGATCACAGATGCTTCAACCAATGCCAAGGAATCATCAAGTTAGTCATATATTCAAATGAGTTATTTTGACGTATTTTGGTTATTACTTTCCTACCTGTGGTGACGATGGCCGATTTGATCATGGCAGGTGACCACTGAGGGTGAACCGACTTGAGCATCGCAGTCACTGCGGAGACATGTGGGCACGCCATTGATGTCCCAGAATAGAACACGTAGGAGCCGCGCACCGCTGCCAATATGTTGACGCCAGGAGCAGTAATGTCGGGCTGTCAAAACATTAATTTTTATCATGAATTAGGTATGTAAGTCTTTAATTCTGAAAAACTAGAGAGGCTAGATAGCAAACAAACAGTGACAAAAATTCAACTATTTGCCTTAAGTTGATAATGATATACACCTTCAGTATGCCAGGGAACAATAGGCTTGGACCTCTGGAGGAGAACGAGGCGACCCTCGGCGACAACACCCCATTTCCAACAACACTTACAGCCGGAGACACCATCACCACCGGATTCCTAGACACATGACAAACATGAATTAGTTCTTGTATAAGGAGATGGCAAACTGACTGTTCAAATATTTTCACACTGCAGTTTCCAACAATTCAACAAATTCTCACTCAGTCATGTCCCAGTAGGAGGAAATTCGATGTGCGATCTCGAAATCCACCAGAGCGCAAGGCATAAATCCCTCGCACCTGACCAGGCTGTCAAGATTGTTGGCGGTGTATTGTGCGAAGATGAGGCCCTTTGCACCGGCCTCAATAGTGTAATTGATGGCATAAGGGAGTATTAACTGGGGCGACCACCGCGATGCCTCTTCTGGTGCATAACAAAGGATGATTTTGCCCTTGACATTGCCCAAGGCCAGTGATTCCGGGCCGCAGCTGCTCAAAAGTTTTAAAATTGAACATGGTTTTGTCCTAAAGCGCGGCATTTACTATTAATCAAATGTCGTCAAGAGACTGGTTTCTTTCATTACCTCCCGGCAAAAACAAGGGCCTGAGAGCCGCTGTTATTCATAGCTGCATTGTAATTTAGAGATTGCCCCTGCGTTTGAAATTGATCACAAATTAAAGAACAAGCTAACTGAGGAAAGCTACAAGATACGATATAGTTGGTGGAACCAGCAATGATTTAAGTAAAGCTCCAAGGAGGAGCAAACCATTTATTTTCCCCGGGTTGGTTTGAACGTCACTTTCGTGCTCAGAGAGTCAAAAGGTTATTATTTAGTAAAATTGTAGGAAAAAATCCAGATTGACTAATCCTCCACATTCATGCTATCTTATATGAACTATTTCAGGATTGGAGCACGTCTTATCCAATAACATTTTTCACCTGTTTTTTTATCCATTATTAATATTTTCCATGGGGTTTTTCAATCCCTTGAGAAGGGCAAGGTAATACTTCCCTGTAATAT comes from the Triticum urartu cultivar G1812 unplaced genomic scaffold, Tu2.1 TuUngrouped_contig_5179, whole genome shotgun sequence genome and includes:
- the LOC125528878 gene encoding subtilisin-like protease SBT3.8, which produces VCWVDEGCPDAAVLAAINDAIHDGVDVLSLSVGGVGQEYSGTLHAVQRGISVVFAGGNDGPVPQTVTNAVPWVTTVAASTIDRSFPTLILLGNKEKLMGQSLNYNAAMNNSGSQALVFAGSCGPESLALGNVKGKIILCYAPEEASRWSPQLILPYAINYTIEAGAKGLIFAQYTANNLDSLVRCEGFMPCALVDFEIAHRISSYWDMTENPVVMVSPAVSVVGNGVLSPRVASFSSRGPSLLFPGILKPDITAPGVNILAAVRGSYVFYSGTSMACPHVSAVTAMLKSVHPQWSPAMIKSAIVTTASVIDRFGMPIQAEAVPRKLADPFNFGGGHIDPNRAVDPGLVYDVDAREYNKFFNCTLGYLGGCESYYLTLNLPSIAVPDLKDRVMLRRTVTNIGPVEATYHLVVEAPAGIDVSVEPSVINFTQSTSKSVTFMVAFTTRQRVQGGYTFGSLTWSDGSTHSVRIPIAVRTVIQDFVADTS